The stretch of DNA GATGAGTTCATTCAAGACGACCGGGCAGCGCTGTGTCTCCTCCGAGCGCCTCGTCGTCCACGAGGACGTCTACGACGAGTTCAAGGAGCGCTTCGTCGAGAACGCGAAGAACGTCGCCGTCGGCGACCCGCTCGACGAGAACACGTTCATGGGGCCACTGATCGAGGAGGAGCACGAGGAGAAGGTCTCGAAGTACAACCAACTCGCGAAAGACGAGGACGTGAACGTGCTCGTCGACCGCGAGGAACTCGACGACGAGGAGATCCCGGACGGCCACGAGGACGGCCACTGGGTCGGCCCGTTCGTCTACGAGGCTGACCCCCACGACGACCTGCGCTGCACCCACGAGGAAGTGTTCGGGCCCCACGTCGCCCTGCTGAAGTACAGCGGCGACATCGAGGACGCGGTGGAGATCCACAACGACACCGAGTACGGCCTCGCCGGCGCGGTCATCTCCGAGGACTACCGCCAGATCAACTACTACCGCGACAACGCGGATGTCGGGCTGGCGTACGGCAACCTCCCCTGCATCGGCGCGGAGGTCCAACTCCCCTTCGGCGGCGTGAAGAAGTCCGGCAACGGCTACCCCAGCGCCCGGGAGGTCATCGAGGCCGTCACCGAGCGCACCGCCTGGACCCTGAACAACTCGAAGGACATCGAGATGGCACAGGGGCTGAGCGCGGACATCAAGACCGGAAACGACGAGTAGAGCCGGCGACCGAATAGGGAGCCACCGCTCTACTCTCGTTTTCGCTTGCGACGACTGATGCGACCTCGTGTGCGTTTCAGCGCGCACGGTCTGTCGGATCTCGTCTTCGCCTGCGACGACTGAGAGATCCACCCCCCGCCTTTTTGCCGATACGGCCGCTTTGTCGTACAGAACAGCGATGCACGATCCCGGCGGCGCGATCCGCGTTTTGCACGTCGACGACGACCCGGACCTCGCGGATCTGACGGCGACGTACCTCCAGCGCCAGAACGATCGCATCGCCGTCGAGACGGCCATCGGCGCCGACGAGGCGCTCGACCGACTCGACGACGGCGTCGACTGCATCGTCGCCGACTACGAGATGCCGGGGTGCTCCGGGATCGAACTGCTCGAAACCGTGCGCGCCGACTACCCCGATCTCCCCTTCATCCTCTACACTGGGAAGGGGAGCGAGGAGATCGCCAGCGACGCCATCTCCGCGGGCGTCACCGACTACCTCCAGAAGGAGGGCGGCACCAGTCAGTACGCGGTGCTCGCCAACCGCGTCGTCAACGCTGTCGAGGCCGTCCGCTCAGAGCAGCTGCTCGCCCGCCGAACCCGCCGGCTGGAGCGCCTGATCGACAACCTCCCGGGGATGGTGTACCGCTGTCGGAACGAGCCCGACTGGCCGATGGAGACCGTCGAGGGCGAGGTCGAAGAGCTGACGGGTTACGAGGCGGACACCCTGGAGCGCGGCGACGTGATCTGGGGGGAAGAGATCCTCCACCCCGCGGACCGCGAGGAGATGTGGGAACGCGTGCAGGCGTCGATCGCCGACGAGGGCACGTTCGAGGTGAACTACCGCATCCGGACGCGTGACGGCGAGACGCGCTGGATGTGGGAGCGCGGCCGCGGGGTGTACGAGGACGGCGACCTGATCGCAATCGAGGGGTTCATCACCGACGTAACCGAGCGCGAGCACCGCGAGAAACGGTTAGAGGAGACCACCGCACGGCTGGAGGCGCTGTTCGAGCAGTCGCCGGACATGATCAACGTCCACGACGCCGAGGGCACGATCTACGAGCCCAACGCCCGGCTGTGTGAGAAGCTCGGCTACGAGCGGGAGGCCCTGATCGGCATGAAGGTCTGGGAGATCGACTGCTCGATCGACTCCGAGTCGGCCGCCGAGATCTGGGCGCGCATGGAGCCGGGCGACAGCCGTCGGTTCGAGGGAGAGTACGAGCGTGCCGACGGCTCGACGTTCCCCGTCGAGGTCCACATCCGGCGCATCGACGGCGACGACGAGCCGCTGTACGCCGTCATCAGCCGGGACATCAGCGAGCGTCGGCAGCGCGAGCGCGACCTCGAACGCGTTCGCGAGGAGTACGAGGAGCTCATCGACGGGATGAACGACACGGTGTGGGTCATCAGCACCGACGCGGAGTTCCTCGCGGTCAATGACGCCGCCGTGGAGCGGCTCGGCTACAGCCGGGAGGAGCTACTGGAGATGGGCCCCCACGACATCGACCCGGAGACGGACCCCGACGAGATCTCGGCACTGATCGAGGGGATGCTCGAGGACGGGACGCAGGTGTTCGAGACCGTCCACGAGACCAGAGACGGCGAGCGGATCCCCGTCGAGATCAGTTCGAGCCCGATCCGCTACCGGGACGAGACCGTGATCCTGAGCGTCGGTCGGGACATCTCGGCCCGGAAGGAGCGCGAGCGCCGGCTCGAACGGTTCGCGTCGATCGTCTCCCACGACCTTCGAAACCCCCTCAACGTCGCGGAGGG from Halolamina sediminis encodes:
- a CDS encoding PAS domain S-box protein, translated to MHDPGGAIRVLHVDDDPDLADLTATYLQRQNDRIAVETAIGADEALDRLDDGVDCIVADYEMPGCSGIELLETVRADYPDLPFILYTGKGSEEIASDAISAGVTDYLQKEGGTSQYAVLANRVVNAVEAVRSEQLLARRTRRLERLIDNLPGMVYRCRNEPDWPMETVEGEVEELTGYEADTLERGDVIWGEEILHPADREEMWERVQASIADEGTFEVNYRIRTRDGETRWMWERGRGVYEDGDLIAIEGFITDVTEREHREKRLEETTARLEALFEQSPDMINVHDAEGTIYEPNARLCEKLGYEREALIGMKVWEIDCSIDSESAAEIWARMEPGDSRRFEGEYERADGSTFPVEVHIRRIDGDDEPLYAVISRDISERRQRERDLERVREEYEELIDGMNDTVWVISTDAEFLAVNDAAVERLGYSREELLEMGPHDIDPETDPDEISALIEGMLEDGTQVFETVHETRDGERIPVEISSSPIRYRDETVILSVGRDISARKERERRLERFASIVSHDLRNPLNVAEGRLELAAEECNSEHLGHVGDAHERMNALIDSLLSLAREGELAADPAPVDVADVVESAWATVATGDAELRVAVEGTIAADRSRLSQLFENLFRNAVEHGSTTSQTESDDAVEHGAADDGTQPGDVAPGPGVTVTVGELDGGFFVADDGPGVPENERESVFETGYSTGEGIGFGLPIVEQVAEAHGWSVRLVESEGGGARFEFTGVDGR